One window from the genome of Plasmodium reichenowi strain SY57 chromosome 8, whole genome shotgun sequence encodes:
- a CDS encoding RuvB-like helicase 1, putative, translated as MNIIESSREKERISLHSHISGLGLDADGYVTDFLFEENIKKRDMYSEPTNKIENNDIKNGTILDPDKVDNICNSYKLENNGNYENNKICYKNISDDEDEVVKNFYKCKGMVGQKKAREAAGIFINLIKEKNICKCLLLAGPSGSGKTAIAIAISKEISDESIPFCIFNASQVYSCEVKKTEILTQYIRKSIGVKIKEIKEVFEGEVVQIEPFFDNTYDEQKISYVHITLKTLKEQKKIKIHSSIYDNLLKEKIQEKDIIYIESHSGNVKRVGKCSLYQDMFDIETDTFVDLPKGNVHKKKNIIQNITLYDLDVSNVQPKDNILDFLQNNKYKKTEITDKLRNEINKIVYKYVDQGIAQIIPGVLFIDEVHMLDIECFTYLNRTLESNLAPVVILATNRGICNIKGTNIISAHGIPVDLLDRIIIVKTMLYNKEEILQVLKLRCKFERIKIDSEALDYLSDIGIKCSLRYAIQLLTPAKILSKKKGKKKIDKNIIEIVSSIFFDTKRSTQLLLNDKNKYMY; from the exons atgaatattattgaGTCAAGTAGggaaaaagaaagaataAGCCTACATAGTCATATCAGTGGGCTAGGCTTAGATGCAGATGGTTATGTTACCGATTTTCTTTTTGAggaaaacataaaaaagaGGGATATGTATAGTGAACctacaaataaaatagaaaataatgatattaaaaatggTACAATTTTAGATCCAGATAAAGttgataatatatgtaattcatataaacttgaaaataatggaaattatgaaaataataaaatatgttataaaaatataagtgatgatgaagatgaagttgtgaaaaatttttataaatgtaaagGAATGGTTGGACAAAAGAAAGCAAGAGAAGCTGCTGggatttttataaatttaataaaagagaaaaatatatgtaaatgtttattattagCAGGTCCAAGTGGAAGTGGAAAAACAGCTATAGCTATTGCTATAAGTAAAGAAATAAGTGATGAATCTATTCctttttgtatatttaatgCTTCACAAGTATATTCTTGCGAGGTAAAGAAAACGGAAATTTTAACTCAATATATAAGGAAGAGCATAGGtgtaaaaattaaagaaataaaagaagTCTTTGAAGGAGAGGTAGTACAAATCGAACCTTTTTTTGATAATACCTATGatgaacaaaaaatttcatatgttcatattactttaaaaacattaaaagaacaaaagaaaattaaaatacattcttctatatatgataatcttttaaaagaaaaaattcaagaaaaagatattatctatattgAATCTCATAGTGGTAATGTAAAAAGAGTAGGGAAATGTAGTTTATATCAAGATATGTTTGATATAGAAACTGATACTTTTGTTGATCTTCCTAAAGGAAATGTacataagaaaaaaaatattatacaaaatattacCCTATATGATCTAGATGTATCTAATGTACAACCTAAAGATAATATCCTGGACTTTTTACAAAacaacaaatataaaaaaacgGAAATTACTGATAAATTAAGaaatgaaattaataaaattgtGTATAAATATGTGGATCAAGGAATAGCTCAAATTATACCAGGAGTATTATTTATTGACGAG GTACATATGTTAGATATTGAATGTTTTACATACTTGAACCGAACTTTAGAATCCAATTTAGCACCGGTCGTTATTTTGGCAACTAACAGAGGAATATGCAATATAAAAG GCACGAACATAATATCTGCGCATGGTATTCCAGTAGATTTATTAGAtagaataataattgtaaagactatgttatataataaggAGGAAATACTACAG GTTTTAAAATTGAGATGCAAATTTGAAAGAATAAAGATTGATAGTGAAGCTTTAGATTATTTATCAGATATAg GTATAAAATGCTCTTTGAGATATGCAATTCAACTATTAACCCCTgcaaaaatattatcaaaaaagaaagggaaaaaaaaaattgacAAAAACATTATTGAAATTGTGTCttccatattttttgaCACAAAACGATCTACTCAACTTTTgttaaatgataaaaataaatatatgtattaa
- a CDS encoding hypothetical protein (conserved Plasmodium protein, unknown function), whose product IQNTNDYIPKKINEKRKKKKKNRKCSSCIHINNMCESYYPFIYKKKKSTKRMYYCISYMAFVKLICLLKLKNSNCLNKGIRFVSRIYKKMFLNKNTHYFIHAIIRLYELKGLYNSSLKYSMILFLNFPLYPHIILKLFSFSILCLREEIYLILLASYPKHFAWFKYFLFFILYSINFQFRDKKVFDSFLFLIENVNKKKKKKKLKRKQKEKDIIYEMEKDDFSIFDESICIDINNKKSNIYNNESNIENNKSNIENNKSNIENNKSNIDNNKNNNININNNNNYYYIYNLQNNICEKKEIYNNVSNDLYDSNKPMLSHDNININMFIYKKIILYKSSYNKVTLYDTYNYLVNNKFSKYFPKFFIYSKLYIIINIKKSFYEKNFIMCYSLCKLLLNDYIYDPCVITFFVNSCYLLNNVSSIKRLASDLKKNNMYICFLFCNATLLLHFREIDKSIQIYKYIVDTYENVFSDLYFFSFLNLINTLHITQKASQIINHCICFNKLFFNNIQTYLLLSYHYYINNIPLKSYSSIMKAYKIYHYNPDIFYMLSLLSLTDKRYKEYVTFSELSLFFSLRLSIIRNYIFSKIYETQYEYLPFHLLYYNFKIVNFENSMIKFPMNMEPFMCHLFFENLIKSYVTYHIYSSERQGLDYLLLAENLCKIGFIFFSKDFKFLQMLKFIQGHKLNNTRMCYSIDNIS is encoded by the exons AATTCAAAATACAAATGATTATATACccaaaaaaataaatgaaaagagaaaaaaaaaaaaaaaaaatagaaaatgTTCTTCTTGcattcatataaataatatgtgtGAAAGTTATTATccatttatttataaaaaaaaaaaaagtacaAAGAGAATGTATTATTGTATTAGTTATATGGCCTTTGTAAAATTAATTTGTCTCCTTAAACTAAAAAATAGTAATTGTTTAAATAAAGGTATACGTTTTGTAAgtagaatatataaaaaaatgttctTAAATAAGAATACTCATTATTTTATCCATGCAATTATAAGGTTGTATGAATTAAAAGGATTATATAATTCGTCTCTTAAATATTCAATGATACTATTTTTGAATTTTCCATTATATCctcatattattcttaaATTATTTAGTTTTTCCATATTGTGTTTGAGGGAagaaatttatttaatctTATTAGCTAGTTATCCTAAGCATTTTGCTTGGTTCAAATATTTCctctttttcattttatattctatCAATTTTCAATTTAGAGATAAAAAGGTTTTTGATAGTTTCCTTTTCTTAATtgaaaatgtaaataaaaagaagaaaaagaaaaagttgaaaagaaaacaaaaagaaaaagatataatttATGAAATGGAAAAAGATGATTTCTCTATATTTGATGAAAGCATTTGtatagatataaataataaaaaaagtaatatttataataatgaaagTAATATTGAGAATAACAAAAGTAATATTGAGAATAACAAAAGTAATATTGAGAATAACAAAAGTAATATTGACAATAAcaaaaacaataatattaatattaataataataataattattattatatttataacttacaaaataatatatgtgaaaaaaaagaaatttataACAATGTATCTAATGATTTATACGATTCAAACAAACCCATGTTATCacatgataatataaatattaacatgtttatatataaaaagattatattatataagtcatcatataataaagtaACTTTATATGATACATACAACTATCttgttaataataaattttctaaatattttccaaaattttttatctattccaaattgtatattataataaatattaaaaaaagtttTTATGAAAAGAATTTTATCATGTGCTATAGTTTATGTAAATTGTTAttaaatgattatatatatgatcCTTGTGTGATTactttttttgttaattcttgttatttattaaataatgttaGCTCTATAAAAAGGTTAGCTAgtgatttaaaaaaaaataatatgtatatatgttttttattttgtaatgcaacattattattacattttaGAGAAATAGATAAATctattcaaatatataaatatattgttgATACTTATGAAAATGTATTTTCTgacttatattttttttctttcttaaatttaataaatacattacATATAACTCAGAAGGCATCTCAAATTATCAATCATtgtatatgttttaataagttgttttttaataatatacaaacatatttattattatcttatcattattatataaataatataccaCTCAAATCGTATTCGTCTATAATGAAAGCttacaaaatatatcattacAACCCCgacattttttatatgctATCTTTGTTATCCTTAACAGATAAAAG GTATAAAGAATATGTAACATTTAGTGAACTATcacttttttttagttTAAGATTAAGCATAATTAGAAATTATATCTTTtctaaaatatatgaaacaCAATATGAGTATTTACCgtttcatttattatattacaatTTTAAAATTGTGAATTTCGAGAATTCTATGATTAAATTTCCTATGAACATGGAACCTTTTATGTGTCacttattttttgaaaatttaataaaatcatACGTTActtatcatatatattcatctgaaag gCAAGGTCTCGATTATCTCCTGTTGGCTGAAAATTTGTGTAAAATtggttttatttttttttcaaaagattttaaatttttacaaa TGCTAAAATTTATTCAAGGtcataaattaaataatacaagAATGTGTTATTCCATTGATAATATAAGTTAA
- a CDS encoding JmjC domain containing protein produces MDKQITGIKKRKRNREFVLSCNDDDDDVNYIDTGKKTNGCINKVDKKLLNQKDLYQIKKVYDTRNKSFLKNNEINYRNIEEDNYTYIENIFDEEEFEEWKNGKKKNDDSEQANDVFYDPIRGNINDMTNDMTNDMTNDMTNDMINDMTNDMTNDITNDITNDITNDITNDITNEDELIDISNNKYKKSIYKRGIDGTNMNSKKSVSMFSEYKGKCVVHNELNNIQNEQNNVNNFERVLGNLPLRQLMSNISNGNNNDNNNNIINNKNNNNNINNNNNINNNNINNNCSYNSDDENIYKRIKKIPEINTTMEEMTNPMLFFEKYNYMGLKYGALKVIPPNFFSPQFNSYYLNIKFNIRRQMINELKNGKEFDHPDEYWTLYEMYKYNEMLQNKYLSSDNKFDLDNIEKTYWDIINNKKNEDVISVYGADLPVKRNQPTCIFPNKYKSNISMTKNTSNGIIKSGGNKIIKKNTANKINENNKNEEPINNNKKKNKKNKKHNNIYNNSVQNNIDEIVIDSDEDEHVKSVKKIACCPKKIKENQKKTSYTISKEKVLQKDTNEIIEVINILDTDNEEDHGAYKIESHVIKSNGNNIKQTKNNTNYYNIKECDNNNSNNMHNDKRCDNNINNIVACKKNDNVRKDYNFLERKNNYFCEINDIISNISENMNIKSLPFIRGSMLRNIDILIEGVNIPWLYIGTLFSTFCWHTEDNYFASINYQHWGQPKIWYVIPPHYSDKVEDVIYEYLRENSKININNNNNNKGGTSYMGAGRRRRGKYFRKRKFSMPLHNRNNRKSSSAIRNEMNVKNNSTNIDIDINSNSNNNNNNNNNNNNNNYNYYNNRNNSLNLCNRNNNEKDYIYFEADKNNKYNFLNVNINDVDLIYTDPYLKYKIVDKDEIDSKKENNKNKIYKLTIQIPVEVFLKNNIPVYKNIQRKNEFIFLWPKTFHGGFNSGYNCNEACNIAPTFWLFFGLQSYYNYKYYRNTCISIHFILFSNLLHFHEYTFSQLKHIIYSLRYILLDEHRFFCENQSMYIDLNLQHDVLLNKKIVNYSNFVSLDLVKIYYNFEKHKNSHFFQSVKSKLQFFYKDCDACNSPTFNSAVICPHSNDIVCIHCYDEHACSCKY; encoded by the exons ATGGATAAGCAAATTACTGGTATAAAAAAGAGGAAAAGAAATCGAGAGTTTGTGTTATCATgtaatgatgatgatgatgatgtTAATTATATAGATACAGGGAAAAAGACCAATGGCTGTATAAATAAAGTCGATAAGAAATTATTGAATCAAAAGGATTTATATCAAATAAAGAAAGTATATGATACAAGAAATAAgtcttttttaaaaaataatgaaataaattatagaaatattGAAGAAGAcaattatacatatatagaaaatatatttgatgAAGAAGAATTTGAAGAATGGAAAAAtggtaaaaaaaaaaatgacgACAGTGAACAGGCAAATGATGTATTTTATGATCCCATAAGAGGcaatataaatgatatgaCAAATGATATGACAAATGATATGACAAATGATATGACAAATGATATGATAAATGATATGACAAATGATATGACAAATGATATAACAAATGATATAACAAATGATATAACAAATGATATAACAAATGATATAACGAACGAAGATGAATTAATTGATATTTcgaataataaatataagaaatcaatatataaaaggGGTATAGACGGTACTAATATGAATAGTAAAAAAAGCGTGTCTATGTTTTCTGAATATAAAGGGAAATGTGTAGTACAtaatgaattaaataatatacaaaatgagcagaataatgtaaataattttgaaaGGGTCCTTGGAAACCTACCGCTAAGACAACTTATGAGTAACATTTCtaatggtaataataatgataataataataatattattaataataaaaataacaacaataatattaataacaataataatattaataacaataatattaataataattgttcttataattctgatgatgaaaatatatataaacgaattaaaaaaataccAGAAATCAATACAACTATGGAAGAAATGACAAATCCCATGCTGTTTTTTGAAAAGTATAATTATATGGGATTAAAATATGGAGCCTTAAAAGTAATACCTCCTAATTTTTTTTCGCCACAAtttaattcatattatcttaatattaaatttaacATAAGAAGACAAATGATTAATGAATTGAAAAATGGGAAGGAATTTGATCATCCAGATGAATATTGGACCTTATAtgaaatgtataaatataatgaaatgCTGCAAAATAAATACTTATCATCAGATAATAAATTTGATTTAGACAATATTGAAAAGACATATTGGGATATTATTAACaataaaaagaatgaaGATGTCATATCTGTTTATGGTGCTGATTTACCTGTAAAAAGAAATCAACCTACCTGTATATTTCCgaacaaatataaatcaaatATATCCATGACTAAAAATACATCGAATggtataataaaaagtgggggaaataaaataatcaaGAAAAATACAgcaaataaaattaatgaaaataacaaaaatgaagaacctattaataataataagaagaaaaataagaaaaataaaaaacataataatatatataacaattcTGTTCAAAACAATATTGATGAAATTGTTATTGATTCGGATGAAGATGAGCATGTAAAATCTGTTAAAAAAATTGCATGCTGTCcgaagaaaataaaagaaaatcaaaaaaaaactaGCTATACTATAAGCAAGGAAAAAGTACTTCAGAAAGATACAAATGAAATTATTGAggttataaatatattagataCTGATAATGAAGAGGATCATGGTGCTTATAAAATAGAAAGTCATGTAATAAAATCTAATGGGAATAATATAAAGCAAactaaaaataatacaaattattataatataaaagaatgcgataataataatagtaataatatgcataatgataaaaggtgtgacaataatataaataacattGTTGCTTGCAAAAAGAATGATAATGTTAGAAAGGATTATAACTTTTTAGAacgaaaaaataattatttttgtgaaattaatgatattattagTAATATTAGTGAAAACATGAATATAAAGTCATTACCATTTATACGAGGTTCTATGTTAAGAAATATAGATATTTTAATTGAAGGTGTAAATATTCCTTGGTTATATATTGGAACATTATTTTCTACTTTTTGTTGGCATACCGAAGATAACTATTTTGCTTCTATTAATTATCAGCATTGGGGTCAACCCAAAATATGGTATGTTATACCTCCTCATTATAGTGACAAGGTAGAAGATgtaatatatgaatatttaagAGAAAATagtaaaataaatataaataataataataataataagggTGGAACGTCATATATGGGTGCAGGTAGACGAAGAAGGGGAAAGTATTTTagaaaaaggaaatttTCTATGCCCTTACACAATAGAAATAATAGGAAATCATCAAGTGCTATAAGAAATGAAATGAAcgtaaaaaataatagtaCAAATATTGACATTGatattaatagtaatagtaataataataataataataataataataataataataataactataattattataataataggaataattctttaaatttatgtaatagaaataataatgaaaaagattatatttattttgaagcagataaaaataataaatataacttTTTAAATGTAAACATTAATGATGTagatttaatatatactgatccatatttaaaatataaaattgtaGATAAAGATGAAATAGATTCCaagaaagaaaataataagaataaaatatataaattaacaATTCAAATACCTGTAGAggtatttttaaaaaataatattccagtatataaaaatattcaaagaaaaaatgaatttatatttttatggCCAAAGACATTTCATGGTGGTTTTAATTCTGGTTATAATTGTAATGAAGCATGTAATATTGCTCCAACCTTTTGGTTATTTTTTGGACTTCAatcttattataattataaatattatagaaATACTTGTATATctattcattttatattattctcaaatttattacatttCCATGAATATACTTTCAGTCaattaaaacatattatatattcattaaggtatattttattagaTGAACATCGATTTTTTTGTGAAAATCAATCCATGTATATTGATTTAAATCTTCAGCATGATGTacttttaaataaaaaaattgttaaTTATTCTAATTTTGTCTCATTAGATCTagttaaaatatattacaatttcgaaaaacataaaaatagCCATTTCTTTCAAAGTGTTAAGAGTAaattacaatttttttacaaaGATTGTGACGCATGCAACTCTCCCACCTTCAACa gTGCCGTTATATGTCCACATTCGAACGATATTGTTTGTATACATTGTTATGATGAACATGCTTGTAGCTGTAAATATAG
- a CDS encoding ABC1 family, putative: MRVPFVIKKKKLHLFLLSNKKRYYMSHREIEKFKNNGKENNKHHLNIEKKNIGHLNREGCVSVHTTTPFEIFKWSYILNTKNEKVINDIINRQNQQEKVEKKGEKKKKKKNLTLLDINKIIHHYRLIINVNENDIFIEKEIQNVFYNIINDLSYYFDKCDTISMVLKNIIKNESLFFYLIYNNMKYIHALPFKIFWKYQNVEEFYKNKNINEYDNDENEYIFKSVDLGHIDYLLKDEDSLNNTSNNNETKITDVEHATHNKEEKLKGEEGDTYPHFYDKKTIWNYNKHDFIEKNVKYIMDIPNKYNMTTLSYKHINHNKKRNISLKTKHMNGNIFKTWELFKREKKYFMSTLASSNNVYDKMERKHFNEEKNNNQKEKENRDKKINHNNNIIHNGTNQNNHNNNNNNNNTIYHDNNVTNNINVETKDHVISDGNELCSNIKMVEENDFMYDIKMLDKKIINLNESEKKNFRTSKVPVSPLSRASVFGKVFFDIAKNSSIEYIKNKIINKNVNKYSNHNNNRMNDDVNEDNNYSNIIMNEKNAEILANGLSKMRGVVLKLGQMISLQDEYLSPILIKALKIVHNSADIMPKNQLIQVLKKEIGENYEKKFDYFNYEPFASASIGQVHDAIINKKKKVAVKIQYPGVYESIDSDIKNLLFINQYTNLILKNLYIENLCNVIQKELKCECDYINEAKYYALFKKIFKNSKYFYVPSIYPEYITKHVLVTSYVNGITLDEVSKKLPQPIRDSIGQRILYLCLHELFVFKVMNTDPNLGNFLYDIEKDKLCLIDFGATRSYKNEFVDQYLRLVKASIEEDQSKIYHYSFMLNFFNGQENQEMKTSHIKSVILVGEPFKTDIYDFGHRDIAKQIYNLLPKIIYNRLVPPRSEIYTLHRKLSGCYLICMKLKAKVRAAQIFNSIYQNYRFTIDDTYVNTNIDKQ; the protein is encoded by the coding sequence atgaGAGTCCCGTTTGTcataaaaaagaagaaactacacctttttcttctttcaAATAAGAAGAGATATTATATGAGTCATCGTGAAATtgaaaaatttaaaaataatggtaaggaaaataataaacacCATTTGAACatcgaaaaaaaaaacattgGTCACTTAAATAGGGAAGGTTGTGTATCTGTTCATACAACAACACcttttgaaatatttaaatggTCCTACATTTTGAACACAAAAAATGAGAAAgtaataaatgatataattaATCGTCAAAATCAACAAGAAAAAGTAGAAAAAAAgggagaaaaaaaaaaaaaaaaaaaaaacttaaCGTTATtagatattaataaaatcatACATCATTATCGccttataataaatgtaaatgaaaatgatatatttattgaaaaagaaattcagaatgttttttataatataataaatgatttATCTTATTACTTTGACAAATGTGATACCATAAGTATggtattaaaaaatattataaaaaatgaatctctttttttctatttaatatataataatatgaaatatatacacGCGTTAccatttaaaatattttggaaatatcaaaatgtagaagaattttataaaaataaaaatattaatgaatatgataatgatgaaaatgaatatatatttaaaagtGTGGACCTAGGGCACATagattatttattaaaggATGAAGattcattaaataatacatcTAATAACAATGAAACGAAAATAACTGATGTTGAACATGCAACTcataataaagaagaaaagcTAAAAGGTGAAGAAGGAGATACATATCCCCATTTTTATGACAAAAAGACAATATGgaattataataaacatGATTTTATTGAAAAgaatgtaaaatatattatggaTATACctaataaatataatatgacaactctttcatataaacatataaaccataataaaaaaaggaatattagtttaaaaacaaaacatATGAATGgtaatatattcaaaacTTGGGAATTATTCAAGAGggaaaagaaatattttatgagTACATTAGCATCATCCAATAATGTATATGATAAGATGGAAAGAAAACATtttaatgaagaaaaaaataataatcaaaaggaaaaagaaaatcgtgataagaaaataaatcataataacaatataatacataatgGTACTaatcaaaataatcataataataataataataataataatacgatatatcatgataataatgttaCGAACAATATAAACGTGGAAACAAAAGATCATGTCATTTCAGATGGGAACGAACTATGtagtaatataaaaatggtagaagaaaatgattttatgtatgatataaaaatgttagataaaaaaataattaatcTTAATGAAtcagaaaaaaagaattttcGTACAAGTAAAGTTCCTGTGTCACCCTTAAGTAGGGCATCTGTTTTTGGTAAAGTGTTTTTTGATATTGCAAAAAATAGTAGtatagaatatataaaaaataaaataataaataaaaatgtaaataaatacagtaatcataataataatcgAATGAATGATGATGTAAATGaggataataattatagcaatataataatgaatgaaaaaaatgcaGAAATTTTGGCAAACGGCTTAAGCAAAATGAGAGGTGTAGTTTTAAAATTAGGACAAATGATTAGCTTACAAGATGAATATTTATCACctatattaataaaagcTTTAAAAATTGTTCATAATTCTGCTGATATTATGCCTAAGAATCAATTAATACaagtattaaaaaaagagattggagaaaattatgaaaaaaaatttgattattttaattatgaACCATTTGCAAGTGCTTCTATAGGACAAGTACATGACGctataataaataaaaaaaaaaaagttgCTGTGAAAATACAATATCCAGGAGTATATGAATCAATAGATAgtgatataaaaaatttattatttattaatcAATATACAAAtcttatattaaaaaatttgtaTATTGAAAATTTATGTAATGTTATCCAAAAGGAATTGAAATGTGAGTGTgattatattaatgaagcaaaatattatgctctttttaaaaagatatttaaaaacagtaaatatttttatgtacCATCAATATATCCagaatatattacaaaacATGTACTAGTGACATCATATGTTAATGGGATTACTTTAGATGAAGTTTCTAAGAAATTACCACAACCTATAAGAGATTCAATTGGTCAACGTATACTATATTTATGCTTACATGAATTATTTGTATTCAAAGTTATGAATACGGATCCAAATCTCGGAAATTTCTTATATGATAtagaaaaagataaattaTGCTTAATCGATTTTGGAGCTACACGatcttataaaaatgaatttgTTGATCAATACTTAAGGTTAGTTAAAGCATCGATAGAAGAAGATCaatcaaaaatatatcattattcttttatGCTAAATTTTTTCAATGGTCAAGAAAATCAAGAAATGAAAACATCACATATTAAATCAGTTATATTAGTTGGAGAACCATTTAAAACggatatatatgattttgGACATAGGGATATAGctaaacaaatatataatctCTTACctaaaattatatataatagatTAGTACCACCGAGGTcagaaatatatactttGCATAGAAAATTATCAGGTTGTTATTTAATTTGTATGAAGTTAAAAGCAAAGGTTAGAGCTGCACAAATTTTTAATTCCATATACCAAAATTATAGATTTACTATAGATGATACTTATGTAAACACAAACATTGACAAGCAATAA